A portion of the Stigmatella aurantiaca DW4/3-1 genome contains these proteins:
- a CDS encoding hybrid non-ribosomal peptide synthetase/type I polyketide synthase, with translation MKLGELLQALAGHGIKLSVDGESLAVEAPSGEIPAGLREQLVAHKAELLVLLSEQHAPQAEASLEAVPRPEERHEPFPMSEIQQAYSVGREADLELNAAMHAYNEIDCRSLDLARFEEAWNQVIARHEMLRAVALPGFQQRILPTVPRYSLPVEDLRGRSEEEAEARFLAIRERLAQQVLPLDQWPLFELRVCLLEGGRARLFMSIDGTFIDGYSFQILYRELVHFYRHPGTPPSPARLELSYRDYALAVHQSRGARYARSLEYWRSRLANLPPAPDLPLERDPSTLRRPRFRRWFERLDAEVWQRLKQRARARRLTEPELLLAAYAEVIARWSRSPRFTLNVPHFNRLPIHPQVNDIIGTFASFTLIEVDHRSERSFTERALAIREQLFLALEHREVSGVDLLRELFRAQGRISGAIMPVVMTSFASHSKSRDSHWVDFLAEEFGELIEALTQTPQVWIDLQIVYQRGGVFLNWDVAEELFPPGMVEDMFASFCALLRRLAEDEGAWEQAGLDTFPARQRELLSQVNGTARPLSGDLLHSGFYRNAAAKPEAPALISSRASLSYGELARKANRLGHALRERGVAPNRIVAVVMEKGWEQIVAVLGILSSGAAYLPIDSGLPLERRAFMMENCGATLVVTQPKFSQGPWAEGIQVLTVTPEAFSDYSEAPLPQVQGPEDLAHILYTSGSTGHPNGAMLTHAGMVNAVEWTNRKFGVGPDDRLIALSALHHDFSVYDIFGTLSAGGAIVMPEASTRRDPAHWASLMAQHGVTLWSTVPAMMEMLLTYLEGGNVRLTCPLRLVMLGGDWIAVTMPTRLRARFGGVKVVSVGGPTETSLWNITHPVVEADERRRSIPYGKPIANTRYYVLDERLDERPVWVPGELCCAGIGVAKGYIGAGAGSKKFTVHPRTGERIYRTGDLGRYLPDGTIEFLGRIDFQLSIRGQRIEPGEIEAALLQEPSISAAVVSAVGEHHEKRLVAYVVPADLKRGIDTRRIREFLARKLPEHMVPSSYVVLEALPLTRNAKVDRRALPHPDQVSPEMKSPDPRPVAARGRGEAQALQNSLAKVVGDVLGVPDVHTDRNFFELGAHSVHLVKLHLRLKEELGVSVPVVDLFGNPTIRALAGYLGSTGADPMPTGAAVPADEAPRQQADQDIAIIGMSGRFPGAASLDQFWQNLVQGVESISTFTDEELLAAGVGAAAFQDPRYVRASAVLDGYDQFDADFFSLTPREARSLDPQQRVFLECAWEALEHAGYPPSACKAVVGVYAGKSVSHYRYPYPDLTKPISFFQDLVSQDKDFLATQTSYKLDLRGPSVNLQTACSTSLVSVSVACDALLNGNCDMALAGGVAIKVPHKVGYLFEEGSIFSRDGHCRPFDAKASGTIPGSGAGVVVLKRLSQALADGDRVLAVIKGSAINNDGHRKVGFMAPGVEGQADVVRRAYRRAGVDPRTISYIEAHGTGTALGDPIEVAALTQAFGGQGEPGTCAIGSVKSNIGHLDSAAGIAGLIKAVLALQHRMLPPSIHFEHPNPQLDFQHSPFYVVGKATPWRVEKGPRRAGVSSFGIGGTNAHVVLEEAPEWVDAGAGAPRADRSPHVLALSARSNEALRQLAGRYRTLLEGSEVPLADVCFSANTGRVAFEHRLAAVGTDRARVAELLGAAERGEERPGVVQSTTGAKQAPRIAFLFSGQGSQYVGAARELYETHPGFRRRIDAFDQLLREYWDRSLVSVLYAEPGQASPIDQFDYAQPVIFVLEYALAELWMSWGIQPDVLIGHSTGELAAACLAGVFSIEDGLKLAVHRGRLMHQLPVGSNIAVAAGEPELREFLSRGGWASSIAAINGPENVVISGTPGEMGEIARALEERGLKVKRLNIPRAAHSPMVEAILPEFRAIASTIAYAPPSIPMISGMTGEPVTDGITSADYWCSQLRNPVRFEQGVAALYQEGSRVFVEIGPKATLLGMGARCLPEGECTWLPSLRPDDGGWQQMLESLSALFVRGARVDWAALDAGYRRRKVEVPTSPFQRQRFWEEGAGLQRPQGATVALEEHPLLGNRVQLAVLGTGEVLFEAKLGPSAPGFLGQHRVFGTPMLPATAYVEMALAAGARLLGTKELSLTNLSILGAMTFPQDAERKIQCAVSREAEGGASVRIFSRAGDGAAGEWVLHATGTLAVLRDGEKPTAEQDLPGVLAGIQTALPVEEYYQRARESGVDFGPEFRGITELRHAGDQVLARIEKPAVLGNSSAYVAHPALLDACLQVVGGAYPAMGGSELYVPTGIESLMLSGGIEDGVWSHAVVQSADVDRKRLRADVRIFGGDGRVRAQVRGLELQRTSQEALRGAVTASLDELLYERRWEPLALEGAGEAVSAGDNRPCLILADRAGFGRQLAEELTRGGRTCFLAFRGQAFRRLDETSVEVPGEPAALAEALRTLDLPASVSDAILLWGLDGPDAEGMDVESLGQATLLGGGGALGLLQYLMGRGYSDAVWLITRGAQPVKPGQPLPGMAQSVIWGMARPVAIESSELDCRCVDLDPRGEQLAQVGLLAQEIRRRSKVADNQVAYRQGRYVARLRRVEARKLATPLVERVQRFRPDRSYLVAGGLGRLGLLTAELLANRGARNIVLKGRDSVSPQAAERLERLREQGVRVEYRQADIADLGQLSALLREVGREMAPLGGVFHSAGVLDDGVLRQQSWSRFETVLRPKARGSWNLHVLTADMPLEHFVLFSSVASLVGSAGQANHCAATAFQDALAHHRRALGLPGLSINWGVWAGDAGARVNVSEQARTPGFGVIAKQQGLQALEMLLAAQVAQAGVAVIDWAAFGAGRPSPYDADLREKAGGRTAGRETFLAKLTSAPIAHRRKMLMDYLREQVAWMRGMDSRESIDPAQGFSEMGIDSLAALQLKNRLQGGLGVSLPATLVFNYPTTEKLAEQLMAAFIPLEFASEENTQQEQSKPVEDHLEGLTEANLANMLAEQLSKMN, from the coding sequence ATGAAGTTGGGAGAACTCCTTCAAGCGCTGGCTGGGCACGGCATCAAGCTCTCTGTGGATGGCGAGAGCTTGGCCGTCGAAGCACCGTCCGGCGAGATTCCGGCGGGGCTGCGCGAGCAGCTCGTGGCCCACAAAGCGGAGTTACTGGTCCTCCTGTCCGAGCAACACGCTCCACAGGCGGAGGCTTCCCTGGAAGCCGTGCCGAGGCCGGAGGAGCGGCACGAGCCGTTTCCCATGTCCGAGATCCAGCAGGCCTACAGCGTGGGCCGGGAAGCGGATCTGGAACTGAACGCCGCGATGCACGCGTACAACGAGATCGACTGCCGCTCGCTCGATCTGGCGCGCTTCGAGGAGGCCTGGAATCAGGTCATTGCCCGTCACGAGATGCTGCGGGCGGTGGCGCTCCCTGGGTTCCAGCAGCGGATCCTTCCCACCGTTCCGCGCTACTCGCTTCCGGTGGAAGATCTGCGTGGGCGAAGCGAGGAGGAGGCCGAGGCGCGGTTTCTGGCCATCCGTGAGCGGCTGGCCCAGCAGGTATTGCCGCTCGATCAGTGGCCCTTGTTCGAACTGCGCGTGTGCCTCCTAGAAGGAGGCCGGGCACGCCTGTTCATGAGCATCGATGGGACCTTCATCGATGGTTACAGCTTTCAGATTCTCTACCGGGAGCTTGTGCACTTCTACAGGCACCCCGGGACGCCTCCCTCGCCCGCACGGCTTGAGTTGTCGTACCGGGACTATGCGCTGGCCGTGCATCAGTCCCGGGGAGCGCGTTACGCCCGGTCCCTGGAGTATTGGCGGTCGCGCCTGGCCAACCTCCCACCTGCACCGGATCTTCCGCTGGAGCGGGATCCCAGCACGCTCCGGCGTCCTCGCTTCCGCCGTTGGTTCGAGCGCCTGGATGCCGAAGTGTGGCAGCGCCTCAAGCAACGGGCGCGCGCCCGCCGTCTGACGGAGCCGGAACTGCTGCTGGCGGCATACGCCGAGGTGATCGCCCGTTGGAGCCGCAGTCCCCGCTTCACGCTCAACGTTCCGCACTTCAACCGCCTGCCCATCCATCCGCAGGTCAACGACATCATCGGGACGTTCGCCAGCTTCACCTTGATCGAGGTGGATCACCGCTCCGAGCGGAGCTTCACCGAGCGGGCCCTCGCGATTCGCGAGCAGCTCTTCCTTGCGCTTGAGCACCGCGAGGTCAGTGGCGTCGATCTGCTGCGCGAGTTGTTCCGGGCGCAGGGGAGGATCTCTGGCGCGATCATGCCCGTTGTCATGACGAGCTTCGCCTCTCACTCCAAGAGCCGGGACTCGCACTGGGTGGACTTCCTGGCGGAGGAGTTTGGGGAGCTCATCGAAGCCCTCACGCAGACCCCGCAGGTCTGGATCGATCTACAGATCGTCTACCAGCGGGGAGGGGTTTTCCTGAACTGGGACGTGGCGGAAGAGCTGTTCCCGCCTGGCATGGTCGAGGACATGTTCGCCAGCTTCTGCGCGCTGCTCCGTCGGCTGGCGGAGGACGAAGGGGCGTGGGAACAGGCTGGCCTGGACACCTTCCCGGCCCGGCAACGCGAGTTGCTCTCCCAGGTCAACGGCACGGCCCGGCCGCTCAGCGGGGATCTGCTTCACTCGGGTTTCTACAGGAACGCCGCCGCGAAGCCGGAGGCCCCGGCGCTGATCTCGTCGCGTGCCTCGCTGAGCTATGGCGAGCTGGCACGGAAGGCCAATCGCCTCGGGCACGCGCTCCGCGAGCGGGGCGTCGCGCCCAATCGCATCGTCGCGGTGGTGATGGAGAAGGGGTGGGAGCAGATCGTGGCCGTGCTGGGCATCCTGAGCTCCGGCGCGGCCTACCTGCCCATCGACTCCGGGCTTCCGCTGGAGCGCCGCGCCTTCATGATGGAGAACTGCGGGGCCACCCTGGTGGTGACGCAGCCGAAGTTCTCTCAAGGGCCCTGGGCGGAAGGCATTCAGGTGCTGACCGTTACCCCGGAGGCCTTCAGCGATTACAGCGAGGCACCGCTGCCACAGGTCCAAGGACCCGAGGATCTCGCGCACATCCTCTACACCTCGGGCTCTACGGGCCATCCCAACGGGGCGATGCTCACCCACGCCGGGATGGTCAACGCCGTCGAGTGGACAAACCGGAAGTTCGGCGTGGGGCCGGACGATCGCCTCATCGCCCTCAGTGCGCTCCATCACGACTTCTCCGTTTATGACATCTTCGGAACCCTGAGTGCGGGAGGCGCGATCGTGATGCCAGAGGCATCCACGCGCCGGGATCCCGCGCACTGGGCTTCACTCATGGCCCAGCACGGCGTCACCCTCTGGAGCACGGTGCCGGCGATGATGGAGATGCTGCTGACGTACCTCGAGGGAGGGAACGTCCGGCTCACCTGTCCGCTGAGGCTCGTGATGCTCGGGGGGGACTGGATCGCCGTGACCATGCCCACGCGGTTGCGGGCCCGGTTTGGCGGTGTGAAGGTGGTGAGTGTCGGAGGCCCGACCGAGACGTCCCTGTGGAACATCACCCACCCGGTGGTGGAAGCGGACGAGCGCCGCCGCAGCATCCCGTACGGAAAGCCGATCGCGAACACCCGGTACTACGTGCTCGATGAGCGGTTGGACGAGCGGCCCGTTTGGGTACCGGGCGAGCTGTGCTGTGCGGGCATCGGCGTGGCCAAGGGTTACATCGGTGCGGGGGCAGGCTCGAAGAAGTTCACGGTGCACCCCCGCACCGGGGAGCGCATCTATCGCACGGGAGATCTCGGGCGTTACCTCCCGGACGGGACGATCGAGTTCTTGGGGCGCATCGACTTCCAGCTCTCCATCCGGGGCCAGCGCATCGAGCCGGGCGAGATCGAAGCCGCCCTGTTGCAGGAGCCGAGCATCAGCGCTGCCGTGGTGAGTGCCGTGGGAGAGCACCACGAGAAGCGGCTGGTTGCATACGTCGTCCCTGCGGACCTCAAGCGAGGAATCGATACCCGGCGCATTCGCGAGTTCCTGGCGCGCAAGCTCCCGGAGCACATGGTGCCGTCCTCCTACGTCGTTTTGGAGGCACTGCCGCTGACTCGCAACGCCAAGGTGGATCGCCGGGCGTTGCCGCATCCGGATCAAGTGTCTCCGGAGATGAAGAGCCCGGACCCCCGTCCCGTGGCCGCCCGAGGGCGCGGAGAGGCACAAGCGCTTCAGAATTCCTTGGCGAAGGTGGTCGGCGACGTGCTGGGGGTTCCAGATGTCCACACGGACCGGAACTTCTTCGAGCTGGGTGCCCATTCCGTGCACCTGGTCAAGCTCCACCTCCGGCTCAAGGAGGAGCTGGGCGTTTCGGTTCCCGTTGTCGACCTGTTCGGGAACCCAACCATTCGCGCGCTGGCAGGGTATCTGGGTTCCACGGGCGCGGATCCGATGCCCACGGGGGCGGCTGTCCCTGCGGACGAGGCGCCGCGTCAACAGGCGGATCAGGACATTGCCATCATCGGCATGAGCGGCCGGTTCCCAGGCGCGGCGTCCCTCGACCAGTTCTGGCAGAACCTTGTCCAGGGCGTCGAGTCGATCAGCACCTTCACGGATGAGGAGCTGCTGGCCGCGGGTGTGGGCGCGGCCGCGTTCCAGGATCCCCGCTACGTGCGGGCGTCAGCGGTGCTGGATGGATACGACCAGTTCGACGCTGATTTCTTCTCCCTCACCCCGCGCGAGGCGCGATCACTCGATCCCCAGCAACGCGTGTTCCTGGAGTGCGCCTGGGAGGCGCTCGAGCATGCGGGTTATCCACCCAGTGCCTGCAAGGCCGTCGTTGGGGTGTATGCCGGTAAGAGCGTCAGCCACTACCGCTATCCGTATCCGGATCTGACCAAGCCGATCAGTTTCTTCCAAGACCTCGTGTCCCAGGACAAGGACTTCCTGGCCACACAGACCTCTTACAAGCTCGACCTGCGCGGACCGAGCGTCAACCTCCAGACGGCCTGCTCGACGTCACTCGTGTCCGTGTCCGTGGCTTGCGATGCGCTGCTCAACGGGAACTGCGACATGGCGCTCGCGGGCGGCGTGGCGATCAAAGTCCCCCACAAGGTGGGGTATCTCTTTGAGGAGGGCAGCATCTTCTCGAGAGACGGCCACTGTCGGCCTTTCGATGCGAAGGCCAGTGGCACCATTCCAGGGAGCGGGGCTGGCGTGGTGGTCCTCAAGCGCCTGAGTCAGGCGCTCGCCGATGGCGATCGGGTCCTCGCGGTCATCAAGGGCTCCGCCATCAACAACGATGGGCACCGGAAGGTCGGGTTCATGGCGCCGGGGGTCGAGGGCCAGGCCGACGTGGTCCGCCGGGCATACCGGCGGGCGGGGGTGGACCCGCGGACCATCTCGTACATCGAGGCCCATGGAACCGGAACTGCGCTGGGGGATCCCATCGAAGTGGCCGCGCTGACGCAGGCATTTGGCGGGCAGGGCGAGCCTGGGACCTGCGCGATCGGTTCGGTGAAGAGCAACATCGGGCACTTGGACAGTGCCGCCGGAATCGCGGGGCTCATCAAGGCCGTGCTGGCCCTGCAACACCGCATGTTGCCCCCCTCGATTCACTTCGAGCACCCGAACCCGCAGCTCGACTTTCAGCACAGCCCTTTCTACGTGGTCGGCAAGGCCACCCCCTGGCGAGTGGAGAAGGGTCCGCGCCGTGCGGGCGTCAGCTCCTTTGGAATCGGCGGCACCAATGCCCATGTCGTGCTGGAAGAGGCGCCTGAGTGGGTAGACGCCGGAGCGGGAGCACCGCGAGCGGATCGCTCCCCGCACGTCCTGGCGCTCTCGGCGCGGAGCAACGAGGCGCTGCGTCAGCTCGCGGGCCGCTACCGGACGCTGCTGGAGGGATCCGAGGTGCCGCTGGCGGATGTGTGCTTCTCGGCGAACACAGGCCGTGTGGCCTTCGAGCATCGGCTCGCCGCGGTGGGGACGGACCGCGCCCGGGTGGCGGAGCTCCTCGGAGCGGCGGAGCGGGGCGAAGAGCGTCCGGGGGTCGTGCAAAGCACGACCGGTGCGAAGCAGGCGCCAAGGATCGCGTTTCTGTTCTCCGGCCAGGGCTCGCAATATGTCGGGGCCGCTCGTGAACTCTACGAGACGCATCCGGGCTTCCGTCGGCGCATCGACGCCTTTGATCAACTGCTCAGGGAGTATTGGGATCGTTCCCTGGTCTCTGTGCTCTATGCGGAGCCAGGGCAGGCCTCGCCCATCGATCAGTTCGACTACGCACAGCCTGTGATCTTCGTGCTCGAGTACGCGCTGGCCGAGCTGTGGATGTCCTGGGGCATCCAGCCGGACGTGCTGATCGGTCACAGCACGGGCGAGTTGGCTGCCGCGTGCCTCGCGGGCGTGTTCAGCATCGAAGATGGACTCAAGCTGGCGGTCCACCGGGGCCGGTTGATGCACCAGTTGCCGGTGGGCAGCAACATCGCCGTTGCCGCGGGCGAGCCCGAGCTGCGCGAGTTCCTGTCCCGAGGGGGCTGGGCAAGTTCCATTGCAGCGATCAACGGTCCCGAGAACGTGGTCATCTCGGGTACTCCCGGAGAGATGGGCGAGATCGCGCGCGCCCTGGAAGAGCGGGGCCTCAAGGTGAAGCGCCTGAACATTCCGCGGGCTGCCCACTCCCCCATGGTCGAGGCGATCCTGCCGGAGTTCCGGGCCATCGCCTCCACGATTGCCTACGCGCCTCCCTCCATTCCGATGATCTCAGGGATGACGGGCGAGCCTGTCACGGACGGAATCACCTCTGCGGATTACTGGTGCAGCCAGCTTCGAAATCCGGTGCGCTTCGAGCAGGGCGTGGCAGCGCTGTACCAAGAGGGATCCCGGGTATTTGTCGAGATCGGTCCGAAGGCGACCTTGCTCGGCATGGGGGCGCGGTGCCTGCCAGAGGGGGAGTGCACGTGGCTGCCGAGCCTGCGGCCGGATGATGGCGGTTGGCAGCAGATGTTGGAGAGCCTTTCCGCCTTGTTCGTGCGAGGAGCCCGGGTGGACTGGGCGGCCTTGGATGCCGGTTACCGGCGGCGCAAGGTGGAGGTGCCAACCTCTCCCTTCCAGCGTCAGCGGTTCTGGGAAGAGGGGGCGGGGCTGCAACGTCCCCAGGGCGCGACTGTGGCCTTGGAGGAGCACCCGCTGCTGGGCAACCGGGTGCAGTTGGCGGTTCTTGGAACGGGAGAAGTGCTGTTCGAAGCGAAGCTCGGGCCATCGGCTCCGGGGTTTTTGGGGCAACACCGTGTCTTTGGCACGCCCATGCTTCCAGCCACCGCCTACGTCGAGATGGCGCTGGCAGCGGGAGCCCGGCTGCTTGGAACGAAGGAACTGAGCCTGACGAACTTGTCCATCCTGGGGGCAATGACCTTCCCCCAGGATGCCGAGCGGAAGATCCAATGCGCGGTCAGCCGTGAGGCAGAGGGCGGAGCATCGGTGCGGATCTTCAGCCGCGCTGGAGACGGCGCGGCGGGTGAGTGGGTGTTGCACGCGACGGGAACCCTCGCGGTGTTGCGCGACGGAGAGAAGCCCACGGCGGAGCAGGATCTTCCGGGTGTTCTCGCGGGGATCCAGACCGCGCTTCCGGTCGAGGAGTATTACCAGCGCGCCCGGGAGAGTGGTGTCGACTTTGGTCCGGAGTTCCGGGGGATCACGGAGCTGCGCCACGCAGGCGATCAGGTTCTGGCGCGCATCGAGAAGCCCGCAGTGCTTGGGAACAGCAGCGCCTACGTCGCGCATCCTGCCCTGCTGGACGCCTGCCTCCAAGTCGTGGGGGGCGCCTACCCGGCCATGGGCGGCTCAGAGCTCTATGTGCCCACGGGCATCGAGAGCCTCATGCTGTCAGGAGGGATCGAGGACGGCGTGTGGAGCCATGCGGTGGTGCAGTCGGCCGATGTTGACCGGAAGCGCCTGCGCGCGGACGTTCGCATCTTCGGTGGAGATGGCAGGGTACGCGCGCAGGTCCGCGGACTCGAGCTTCAGCGGACGAGCCAAGAGGCGCTTCGCGGTGCGGTCACGGCCTCGCTCGATGAACTGCTCTATGAGCGCCGATGGGAGCCTCTCGCGCTGGAGGGCGCCGGAGAGGCGGTATCGGCGGGCGACAACAGGCCATGCTTGATCCTCGCGGACCGGGCTGGTTTTGGGCGCCAACTCGCGGAAGAACTCACACGCGGCGGAAGAACCTGCTTCCTCGCGTTCCGGGGACAGGCGTTTCGTCGGCTCGATGAGACGAGCGTCGAGGTTCCGGGAGAGCCTGCGGCGCTTGCCGAAGCCCTGCGCACCTTGGACCTTCCGGCTTCGGTCTCGGATGCCATCCTGTTGTGGGGGCTCGACGGTCCCGATGCGGAAGGCATGGATGTGGAGAGTCTGGGGCAGGCCACCCTGTTGGGGGGCGGGGGCGCATTGGGGCTCCTGCAATACCTGATGGGGCGCGGGTACTCGGACGCCGTGTGGCTGATCACCCGGGGGGCGCAACCAGTCAAGCCAGGACAACCGTTGCCCGGAATGGCTCAGTCAGTGATCTGGGGAATGGCGAGGCCCGTCGCCATCGAGTCCTCTGAGCTGGACTGTCGGTGTGTCGATCTCGATCCACGCGGTGAGCAACTGGCTCAGGTGGGCTTGCTCGCTCAGGAGATTCGCCGCCGCTCGAAGGTGGCTGACAATCAGGTGGCATACCGGCAGGGGCGTTATGTCGCTCGGCTCCGGAGGGTGGAGGCGCGCAAGCTGGCCACCCCGCTGGTCGAGCGGGTGCAGCGCTTCCGCCCGGATCGCAGCTACCTCGTGGCAGGCGGGCTTGGACGGCTGGGGCTGCTGACAGCAGAGCTCCTGGCGAACAGGGGGGCTCGGAACATCGTCCTGAAGGGGCGGGACTCCGTGTCACCGCAAGCAGCCGAGCGGCTGGAGCGCCTGCGCGAGCAGGGCGTCCGTGTCGAATATCGGCAGGCTGACATCGCGGACCTCGGCCAGCTCTCGGCGCTTCTGCGGGAAGTCGGGCGCGAGATGGCCCCCCTGGGGGGGGTGTTCCATTCGGCCGGCGTGCTCGACGATGGCGTCCTGCGGCAGCAGAGTTGGTCCCGGTTTGAAACGGTCCTGAGGCCCAAGGCAAGGGGCTCTTGGAATCTGCACGTGTTGACCGCGGACATGCCACTGGAGCACTTCGTGTTGTTCTCGTCGGTGGCATCGCTGGTCGGCTCGGCGGGCCAGGCTAACCATTGTGCGGCAACGGCCTTCCAGGATGCGCTGGCGCATCACCGCCGCGCCCTGGGGTTGCCTGGCCTGAGCATCAACTGGGGCGTGTGGGCGGGAGACGCGGGGGCCCGGGTGAACGTGAGCGAGCAGGCCCGAACCCCTGGGTTTGGGGTCATTGCGAAGCAGCAGGGGCTCCAAGCGCTGGAGATGCTGTTGGCGGCCCAGGTGGCGCAGGCTGGAGTTGCCGTGATCGACTGGGCGGCGTTCGGAGCGGGGAGGCCTTCGCCCTACGACGCGGACTTGCGGGAGAAAGCAGGTGGGCGGACGGCGGGACGCGAGACATTCCTGGCGAAGCTCACGTCGGCACCGATCGCGCATCGCCGGAAGATGCTGATGGATTACCTGCGTGAGCAGGTGGCCTGGATGAGGGGCATGGACTCGCGCGAGTCGATTGACCCAGCGCAGGGGTTCAGCGAAATGGGGATCGACTCCCTGGCGGCTCTGCAGCTCAAGAACCGGTTGCAGGGCGGACTGGGTGTCTCCTTGCCGGCGACCCTCGTCTTCAACTACCCAACGACGGAGAAGCTCGCGGAGCAGCTCATGGCCGCGTTCATTCCCCTGGAGTTCGCATCAGAGGAGAACACCCAGCAGGAACAGAGCAAGCCGGTGGAGGATCACCTGGAGGGACTGACCGAAGCCAACCTTGCCAACATGCTCGCCGAGCAGCTGTCGAAGATGAACTAG